A stretch of bacterium DNA encodes these proteins:
- a CDS encoding SurA N-terminal domain-containing protein, with amino-acid sequence MKYCVRSLLIFCVAVVALGNLGCGKKDADVLAIVGDREITTLDFDRAIQNLPKNYKVLAESYKGKRKILDNLVKKELLIIEAENRGYHQEDVIKKKITEIQGKTQEELDKQILDIKSQQGYISRQVYENVLLNELNSNLKKEGLKGVEISESEVKEYFEDYARKLKILNPAAKVPKLKTVQKQIKAILVEEKLISRLEKDSSVEVKESRFREQYGDDNIDIVIE; translated from the coding sequence ATGAAGTATTGTGTGCGTTCTTTGCTAATATTTTGTGTGGCTGTTGTTGCACTGGGGAATTTAGGCTGTGGAAAAAAAGATGCCGATGTTTTGGCGATTGTGGGTGATCGTGAAATCACCACACTTGATTTTGACCGGGCAATTCAAAATCTTCCCAAGAACTATAAAGTTTTAGCGGAGTCTTATAAGGGCAAACGTAAAATTCTGGATAATTTGGTAAAAAAAGAATTATTGATCATTGAAGCGGAAAATCGCGGCTATCACCAAGAGGATGTTATTAAAAAGAAAATTACTGAAATTCAGGGAAAAACCCAGGAAGAACTGGACAAACAAATTTTAGATATCAAGTCGCAGCAAGGTTATATCAGCCGGCAAGTTTACGAAAATGTTCTGCTCAATGAATTGAATAGTAATTTGAAAAAAGAAGGGCTCAAGGGTGTGGAGATTTCCGAGTCTGAGGTGAAAGAGTATTTTGAGGACTACGCCCGGAAATTGAAAATTTTAAATCCGGCTGCCAAAGTTCCCAAGCTGAAAACCGTACAAAAACAGATCAAGGCTATTTTGGTCGAAGAAAAATTGATCAGCCGGTTGGAGAAAGACAGCTCAGTGGAAGTGAAAGAGTCGCGATTCCGTGAGCAGTACGGTGATGATAATATAGATATTGTGATTGAATAA